GGCTTAGCTGATCCACCCCGGTATACCCGGCCCCCGCGAAGAATGCCGTGGCGGCGGTGGGCCCAATCCCCGCCTCGATGGAGAGACCGAGGAGGTCCGGCCGGCCCTGCTCGGTGATCAGGTCGTGCTTGGTGCCGATGTGCTCGCCGGGGATCGAAGAAATGCTGCTGCCGAGGACCGTGTAGCTGGTCAGGTCCCCGACATTGCCCATGGACAGGTTGTTGGCCTGGAGGAAGGAATCGATCAGGCCGCCGTCGGTGGGCGGGCTGTAGTTGGCCATCCCCGGCCCTTCGAAGGTCACCCCGTCCCAGCCGAAGGTGTCCGCCGCCAGCTGCGCCAGACCGCCGCCCAGGGAGTGGCCGGTGACGGAGATGGTTTGCTTCGCCCCTCCGTACCTGAGATCAATTTGGTGGGCGAATTCCAGCGCATCCACGAACTGCTGGTGCTCGTCCCCGGTTCCGATGTCGACATCCGCCCCGAGGATGTCGTGGAGGGCATCCTGGGTGGGCTCAGTGCCCCGGTAGGCGATGACGACTTCATTTCCCTTCCGGTAGGCCTGGGCAAAGAACCCCGAATCCGGGTTGACCCCGATTAGTCCAGTGTCCACCCACCCTTGGGCCTTCAGCCCCGAGCTCTCCAGGGTGTGCTCACCATCTCCGTAGACCACTTGGCTCAGCTTGGCGTATTCGAGGTTGGATGCCATTTATAGTCCCCTTTTTCCGTTAGGCTCATTTGGAAAGCCAGTTTATTGCTCGATCACGTCTTCCCATTCCTCGGTGGCCGGACTCCGGCTCCGGGCTTTCCACACTGCGTACATTTTTTCCATGAACACCTTAGGAAGGCGGACCTTATGCCGGACCACCTCTTTATTTCGGAATGAAGCGCCACCGGGCCGGAATTCAACAGATGAGGCGATCTTCCAGCGGGTCGTACACGGCATTCCAAAGGAAATATAGTCGACCCCCGGGTACAGAGATTTGTGATAGCTCCTTACCGACAGTCCGGTTACATGCCCCTCAGGGGACCGAAGTATGGCGGTATGACCCGTTTTCGGCAGCCCCACCGCCCGCCGTTGCCATTGCTTGTCTTTTTCCCGTTGGGGTGCCAAATAGTAAGGAGCCTCAGGGGGATACCACCAAATATCCGCTGCCTTATCATTCGCCCAGGGAATATCCGCATCGCTGGGGAGGAACAGATCCAAGATGCAATACCGAATTGACTTGCTAACGTCCTCCCCCTTGTGCGGGAACATGGTCCGCGCCGATGCTCTCTCCACCCGAAACGCCGCCGCATGGGCCCCCTCCAGCTTTCCGCTCACCCACTTCTCCGGCATGCCGAAGCGCTCGGCGAAATCCCGGGTATACACCCAGACGTTGATGTCTTCCTGATAGGCCTGGCCCGCCTTGGGGGTGAAAGTAGTGACGTAGTCGTTACCGGCATTGGCCAAACTCGGGGCCAACAGCAAGCACCCGGCCACCGAAAGGGTTGGGAGGAAACGCTTTTGGGGGAACCTTTTACCCATGGAAGGCCTCCGGCACTGCTCCGGAAACGGGACCGCCACGCCCCCACTCCGGCGCCTCGAAGGTCACCCCGTCCCAGCCGAAGGTGTCCGCCGCCAGCTGCTCCAGGCCGCCGCCCAGGGGGTGGCCGGTGACGGAGATATCGATATCCGGGTCATCGCCATACTGGTTGTCGATCTGGTTTGCGAATTCCAGCGCATCCACGAACTGCTGGTGCTCGTCCCCGGTTCCGATGTCGACATCCGCCCCGAGGATGTCGTGGAGGGCATCCTGGGCGGGCTCAGTGCCCCGGTAGGCGATGACGACTTCATTTCCCTTCCGGTAGGCCTGGGCAAAGAACCCCGAATCCGGGTTGACCCCGATTAGTCCAGTGTCCACCCACCCTTGGGCCTTCAGCCCCGAGCTCTCCAGGGTGTGCTCACCATCTCCGTAGACCACTTGGCTCAGCTTGGCGTATTCGAGGTTGGATGCCATTTATAGTCCCCTTTTTCCGTTAGGCTCATTTGGAAAGCCAGTTTACTGCTCGATCACGTCTTCCCATTCCTCGGTGGCCGGACTCCGGCTCCGGGCTTTCCACACTGCGTACATTTTTTCCATGAACACCTTAGGAAGGCGGACCTTATGCCGGACCACCTCTTTATTTCGGAATGAAGCGCCACCGGGCCGGAATTCAACAGATGAGGCGATCTTCCAGCGGGTCGTACACGGCATTCCAAAGGATAGGTAATCTACTTCCGAGTAGAGATGTTTGTGGTATTTCCTCATCGAAAGCCCCGTAATATGTCCTTCCGGTGAGCGGAGTATGGCGGTGTGGCCAGTTTTTGGCAGTCCCACCGGCCGTCGTTGCCACTGCTTGTCTTTTTCCCGTTGGGGCATCAAATAGGTGGGCGCGGCGGGGGTATACCACCACATATCCGCATGCTTTTCGTTGGCCCAGGGAATATCCGCTGCCGTTGGAAGGAATAGGTCCAAGACACACCGCCGCACCGGTTTGCTAACGTCCTTCCCCTTGTGCGGGAACATCAGCCGGGCCGAGGAGGTCTCCACCCGGAACGCCGCCGCGTGGGCCCCTTCCAGCCCCCGGCTCACCCATTGCTCCGGCATGCCGAAGCGCTCGGCGAACCCCGCCGTATACACCCAGACGTTGATGTCCTCCTGGTAGGCCTGCTGCGCCTTCGGGGTGAAGGTGGTGGCGTAGTCGTCGCCGGCCTCGACCCCCTTCCCTCCAATCAGCCCGGTCGCCAGAACGGCCAGGACAGCCGCGAAGCGTCTACTAAAAGACCTCATTGAGCGCTCCCTTTTCCGCCAGCGTTTCGGCGCTGCTTTCGGACAGCCTTGCTCAAGCCCCGGCGACCTCGAACTGCGGTTTATCCCAGGCCATTCCCCCGTTGACCTCCCTGGCAGCAGCATTGATGAAAACCAGCTGGGCGACCACGGCCGCCGGGCCGGCAAGGATGGCCAAGAACGGCACGTAGGAGGCGACCCACAGTCCCCCGGTCCAGTAGCCTAGGGGAAGCAGCCGGGGATGGACCGTCGCGCCCTGCTCCCTCTGGAAGGCTTGGTACCGCCGCACCCAGCCCGGCAAGGCCACGAATTGCCAGGCCAGGTTGACCAGCGGGATCGCCATCAGGGCGGTAACGAAGCCGGGTGTATAAGGGCGGTGCTGAAGGGGAAGGTGCAGCCAAAGGCGATACACGAAGACCAGCAGGACGGCGGTTGCCGCGGCATGCAGTGCCAGCATTCCCAGGAAGATTGCCATTAGCCCGAACCAACCCGAGAGAAAGAGCCCGCTGCCCACCAACCCGACCACGGCAAGCAGATAGGCCAGCGCGTAAGGAAGAACGTAGCGGTACCTCCCCATAGAGCCCTCGGCCACCTCGCCCTCCCCCGGCTCACGATGAGGCAGGCGGAGAGCGATCAAAGCCCCCGCAAGGATCGAGCCCGGACCGAACAGGGAAAGCCAGAACGCCGGCAGCAGCGGTCCGGCGGTGGTGTAGTTGGCGCTGCTCGCATCCACGGGAAAGGCCACATAACGAGCCAGTATGCCTCCTGCAAGGGGCAACAAGAGCGCCAGCAAACTGAGCCCCACCGCGATGCGGGCCACCCGGAGCACAAAGATGACCAGCGCCAACAGATAGGCAGGTATCCCCAACCAAGCCAATCCGACGGGGTTTTGGATAAGGAGCAATAGACCACCTAGTGTGGCCACATGAATGCCCGTAAACGCCCCATTGCCTCCGTCGGCTTCCATAGCCCCGGGCTGGGTCAAGGCCCACCCATAGGCCGCCAATCCCCCGAGGGCAATTGCTAACCGATACCAATAAGCCATGCTTTCTGTTTCACCGCTTCCTCGATCCCTCAGCATACTGATCCCCCAAGTCCCCCTGGCCCGTTCACCGTTTCCTTAAAACCCTCCGGTCACGGCCGCCGGATTCGGCCCGACGGCCTGTCGCGGTTGCTCATTGCCGGTCTTGTCCGCGACCTCCGCGCTCCCGCCTCCGTCCAGCCGCACCGTTCGTTCCACCCGCAGCGCCTTGGGCACCGCGTGGGTGATGAACAGGATGGTCACCTTGCCCTTCAGGTCGTTTACGGTCCTCGCGATCTGCTCGGCGGTCTCGGCGTCCAGGTGACTGGTAGCCTCGTCGAAGATCAGGATCTTGGGACGTTTGAGCAGGGCCCGGGCGATGGCCAGGCGCTGGCGCTGGCCGCCGGATAGGCCGGTGCCGTGCTCGCCGAGCTCGGTCTGGTAGCCCTCGGAGAGCGTCTCGATGGTGTCGTGGATGCCGGCCATGCGGGCGGCGGCGATGACCTGCTGGAAGGAAGCGCTCGGGTTGCCGGCGGTCAGGTTTTCGTAGACGGTGCCGGAGAACAGCTCCGTCTCCTGCGGCACCACCCCGAA
This is a stretch of genomic DNA from Thiohalorhabdus sp. Cl-TMA. It encodes these proteins:
- a CDS encoding ATP-binding cassette domain-containing protein — translated: FGVVPQETELFSGTVYENLTAGNPSASFQQVIAAARMAGIHDTIETLSEGYQTELGEHGTGLSGGQRQRLAIARALLKRPKILIFDEATSHLDAETAEQIARTVNDLKGKVTILFITHAVPKALRVERTVRLDGGGSAEVADKTGNEQPRQAVGPNPAAVTGGF
- a CDS encoding DUF6792 domain-containing protein, with protein sequence MASNLEYAKLSQVVYGDGEHTLESSGLKAQGWVDTGLIGVNPDSGFFAQAYRKGNEVVIAYRGTEPAQDALHDILGADVDIGTGDEHQQFVDALEFANQIDNQYGDDPDIDISVTGHPLGGGLEQLAADTFGWDGVTFEAPEWGRGGPVSGAVPEAFHG